tcagtatttatatttttgtgcaATGGCACTATCAGTTCAATTACTGAAATGTAACTACCTCAATTGTCTAGTTGTAACTTGCCACTAGAAACATGATGCTGTCTTTAGAGCCAACTAAACAAAACTTGATGAGATTTTTGGTAATGTACATAAAAAATGTAGTCCTTTTAATTAAGTTTAAAATGCCTTTCTTGGGAGTTGTAAATACAAAATAGGATTGTTTTATTCCATTTCAACATTTAGGATTATCAGTTGAGAATTGTCATAACGGCAAACAAACAATTCTTAAATATCTGCCATAACTTATCAGTAAACACTCTCCAGCAGTTCTGATATGGTTTAAACTGAAAGCATCAATTACACATTGGTGAACTTGGCCATGACTGTTGACCTGTCATGTTCACCTTTTGAGGCCTGCATCACACAGGTGGTTAGGATGTCAGAGCAAGGCGATTGGGAAGAACCGGGACTGATTGAGTTTTGCTACCACCTCGTTTCCTTCTGTTTGACCCTGTAGTCTGCCAAGGCTGCCTTTATAGCATCCTCTGCAAGCACTAAATGGAGATGAATAACAGAGGGAGAAATAAAATCTTGCGCCAACATCTGGGACATACAGTGGCTTCAGAAACAAAGTCTTTACacgttgttacagcctgaatttcaaatggattaaattaaggttgtcactggcctacgcacaataccccatatggTCAAATTGGAAttgtttttaaacatttatgaataaataaaaagctgaaatgtcttgagtcaagtattcaagTAAAGTAAAAAtgttaagttgcatggactcactgtgtgcaacatgatttttgaatgagtacctcatctctgtaccccacacacagaaTTGTatggtccctcagttgagcagtggatttcaaacacagattcaaccacaaagaccagggaggtttttccaatgccttaaagaagaaaaaaactactggtagatgggtcaaaataaaacagacattgaatatcactttgagcatggtTTAATTATtaaaatacacccagtcactacaaagatacaggtgtccttcctaactctgttaccagagaggaaggaaaccactcagggatttcaccatgagaccaatggagACTTGAAAGGCTATGATAGGAGAAacaacactaacctaaatgacagcgtgaaaaggaagcctgtacagaataaataaaaaatccagaacatgcatcatgtttgcaaagaaattaactatgtgctgaatacaacagaacGGAGTACCACTTCATAATTTCAAGAAtggcggtggctgcatcatgttatgggtatgcttatcaGCAAGGACAAaaagaatagagctaagcacaggcaaaatcctagaggaaaacatggttcagttTCCTTTCCAATAGACATTGGGAGTCAAAtgcatctttcagcaggacaacctaaaaacacaaggccaaatgtacactggagttgcttaccaaggtgGCATAGGTAGTTTTTACTTAAAATTGGCTTAAATGGCTctccagcaatgatcaacaaccagctTGAAAGTTCtttaaaaatgtacaaatattgtacaatccaggtgtgcaaagctcttagactcacAGCTGCCATCGCTGATTCTAACATGtttgactcagggttgtgaatacttttaCAGTATTTATGTGAGATAtctaatttaatacatttgcaaacatgttTAAACTTTCatcattgggtattgtgtgtagataatggattaaatagttctctcactttgaattcaggctgtaacaaaatgtggaataagttgaggggtatgaatactttctgaagtaagGCACTGTAGGTATTAGACCATATCCCTATTGTAGTATCGGTTTGTTTGACTGACTAGAGCAATGAAGCTTGACTGGTGGAAGGCAGAGTTCTTTGGCAATATCAGTGTTCTTGATCTCAAGAGCTTCGTCAATCTGCAAGTGGAAACATATAGGTGAATAAACCTAAACCCCAATCCTACCAGCATGATGCAGAGAAGAGTAGTGTGTCAAATTTGGGCTGATCAACTTACAGATTTGCACTTTACCCACTCTGTTACTAGAGAACTGGAAGCAATGGCTGAGCCACAGCCAAAGGTCTTGAAtttagtgtaaccgatgtgaaatggctagctagttagaggtggtgcgcgctaatagcgtttcaattggtgacgtcactcgctttgagaccttgaagtagtggttccccgcggcttttgtggagcgatgggtaacgatgcttcatgggtgacttgtctgtgtgtgcagagggtccctggttcgcgcccgggtcaGGACGAGGGAACGGATtacagttatactgttacattgatgctgttgacccggatcactggttgctgcggaaaaggaggaggtcaaaaggggggtgagtgtaaccgatgtgaaatggctagctagttagcggtggtgtgcgctaatagcgtttcaatcggtgacgtcactcgctttgagaccttgaagtagtggttccccttgctctgcatgggctgcagcttttgtggagcgatgggtaacgatgcttcgtgggtgacttgtctgtgtgcagagggtccctggttcgagcccgggtaggggcgaggggacggtctaaagttatactgttacactagcatCCACTATCTTTCCCTTTTCATCCACTTGGATCTGCAGACAAGCAGATATTTAACAGTTGCACATGACTGAAAAGACCAATACTTATGAACTTAGTATCAAACCCCAGACAAGGAAAAACAATACCAAAAGGATTACAAAACAATCCACTGCACATTTATTTAATTTGGCAAATatgtttagaacaaattcttacttacaatgacggcctaccaaaaggcctcctgcggggacagggattaaaaataaaacaaataaaaaatataggacaaaacacaagaACACATACGAGACCCAAGacacaacatagcaaggcagcaacacaacacatggtacaaacattattgggcacagataacagcacaaagggaaagGCATAAACAAGATTTTGAACTGACATACCTGGAGTTTCATAACGTCCCCACATGCAGGTGCACCCACCAAGCCAGTCCCCACATTCTTGGCGTTCTTGTCTAAGGAACCCACATTTATTGGGTTCTCATAGTGGT
This window of the Oncorhynchus tshawytscha isolate Ot180627B linkage group LG12, Otsh_v2.0, whole genome shotgun sequence genome carries:
- the iscu gene encoding iron-sulfur cluster assembly enzyme ISCU, mitochondrial, whose product is MKVVDHYENPINVGSLDKNAKNVGTGLVGAPACGDVMKLQIQVDEKGKIVDARFKTFGCGSAIASSSLVTEWVKCKSIDEALEIKNTDIAKELCLPPVKLHCSMLAEDAIKAALADYRVKQKETRW